The Mastacembelus armatus chromosome 9, fMasArm1.2, whole genome shotgun sequence genome contains a region encoding:
- the ppil3 gene encoding peptidyl-prolyl cis-trans isomerase-like 3, translating into MAVTLHTDLGDIKIELFCERTPKTCENFLALCASGFYYGCKFHRNIKGFIVQTGDPTGTGKGGTSIWGRKFEDEFSEHLKHNVRGVVSMANNGPNTNGSQFFFTYGKQPHLDMKYTAFGKIIDGLETLDELEKLPVNEKTFRPLTETRIKDITIHANPFAG; encoded by the exons ATG GCTGTCACCCTTCATACAGATCTGGGAGATATTAAAATTGAACTGTTCTGTGAGCGCACACCGAAAACATGTGAG aaCTTTTTAGCTTTGTGTGCCAGCGGGTTCTACTACGGTTGCAAGTTCCACAGAAATATTAAAGGCTTCATAGTCCAAACTGGAGATCCTACAG GCACAGGCAAGGGAGGAACAAGTATATGGGGGCGCAAATTTGAAGATGAGTTCAGTGAACACTTAAAA cataATGTGAGAGGAGTGGTCTCAATGGCAAACAATGGGCCCAACACAAATGGCTCCCAGTTTTTCTTCACATACGGCAAACAGCCCCATCTGGACATGAAGTACACAGCATTTGGAAA GATTATTGATGGACTGGAAACACTGGACGAACTGGAGAAGCTGCCTGTGAATGAAAAGACTTTCCGACCACTGACTGAAACACGGATTAAAGACATCACCATTCATGCCAACCCTTTTGCTGGATAG